One region of Quercus lobata isolate SW786 chromosome 2, ValleyOak3.0 Primary Assembly, whole genome shotgun sequence genomic DNA includes:
- the LOC115971228 gene encoding uncharacterized protein LOC115971228 has product MNPRTPRSLGVFQDLDAPSGGGGRDHVQSLPHHVEGTRKDLVQYKKSISCLMNINLREDETLRFYITRFNKKTLLIDEADDKIFVATFTNGLRKGKFLFSLYKNNPKTMSDVLYRETKYMNAEDALLAREEKPKKRERWEDVRLDRGRKMTKTEEWREDRCSKPPVGKFTSFAPLTALIDQVLMQIKDEKALTFPGKLKGDPNKRSRDKYCRFHHDHNHDIADYYDLK; this is encoded by the exons ATGAATCCAAGGACCCCTAGATCACTTGGAGTCTTtcaagaccttgatgcaccttcagggggTGGTGGACGAGATCATGTGCAGAGCCTTCCCCACCATGTTGAAGGGACCCGTAAGGATCTGGTTCA GTATAAGAAGTCCATTTCGTGCCTGATGAACATTAACCTGCGGGAGGACGAGACGTTGAGATTTTACATAACTCGTTTTAACAAGAAGACCCTCTTGATtgacgaagctgatgacaagaTATTCGTAGCTACATTCACGAATGGGCTAAGGAAGGGTAAGTTCCTATTTTCTCTTTATAAGAATAACCCAAAGACTATGTCAGATGTTCTTTACAGagaaaccaagtacatgaacgcAGAAGATGCACTACTGGCCCGAGAAGAGAAGCCCAAGAAAAGGGAAAGATGGGAAGATGTACGACTGGATAGGGGGCGAAAGATGACTAAGACTGAAGAATGGCGGGAGGATAGGTGCTCCAAGCCCCCCGTAGGGAAGTTCACGAGCTTCGCCCCGCTGACTGCCCTGATTGACCAGGTTTTGATGCAAATTAAGGACGAAAAAGCCCTGACCTTTCCTGGCAAGCTGAAGGGAGATCCTAATAAGAGGTCTAGAGATAAGTACTGCCGCTTCCACCATGATCACAATCATGACATAGCTGACTACTACGACTTGAAGTAA